A section of the Rossellomorea marisflavi genome encodes:
- a CDS encoding YpdA family putative bacillithiol disulfide reductase: MKKEDCIIVGGGPCGLSASIRLREQGLNPLIIEKGNIVNAIYHYPTHQTFFSSSEKLEIGDVPFVIEEHKPRRNQALVYYREVAKRKDLRINRFETVEKVEKTGDTFVVSTTKDQYECNYIIIATGYYDHPNYMGIPGEELDKVYHYFKEAHPFFDTDVVVIGGKNSAVDAALELNKAGARVTVIYRGSEYSKSVKPWILPNFDALVRNGEIKMEFDACVEEITDETVTYSKDGKTFSVTNDYVFAMTGYHPDHSFLTKMGIELDPESGRPLINEETMETNVDNIYIAGVIAAGNNANEIFIENGRHHGGLIAEDIARKER; encoded by the coding sequence TTGAAAAAAGAAGATTGCATCATCGTCGGTGGGGGGCCGTGCGGTTTATCGGCTTCCATCCGATTGAGAGAACAAGGATTGAATCCTTTAATCATTGAAAAGGGAAATATCGTGAACGCCATCTATCATTACCCGACACATCAGACATTCTTCTCCTCCAGCGAGAAGCTCGAGATCGGGGACGTTCCGTTTGTCATTGAAGAGCATAAACCGCGCAGGAATCAGGCGCTTGTTTATTATCGTGAGGTGGCGAAGAGGAAGGATCTGAGGATCAATCGCTTTGAGACAGTGGAGAAGGTGGAGAAAACGGGGGACACCTTCGTTGTCTCTACCACAAAAGATCAATATGAGTGTAACTATATCATCATTGCCACGGGTTATTATGATCACCCCAATTATATGGGGATACCTGGAGAAGAATTGGATAAAGTGTACCATTACTTCAAGGAGGCCCATCCCTTCTTTGACACGGATGTGGTGGTGATCGGCGGGAAAAATTCGGCTGTCGATGCCGCACTTGAACTGAATAAGGCAGGAGCAAGGGTCACGGTCATCTATAGGGGCAGTGAGTACTCGAAGAGTGTGAAACCGTGGATCCTTCCTAATTTTGATGCCCTTGTACGAAACGGTGAAATCAAGATGGAATTCGATGCATGCGTGGAAGAAATCACGGATGAAACAGTCACCTACAGCAAGGATGGGAAAACCTTCTCGGTTACAAATGACTATGTATTTGCCATGACGGGCTATCACCCTGATCACAGTTTTCTTACCAAGATGGGGATTGAGCTTGATCCTGAATCCGGAAGGCCTTTGATCAACGAAGAGACGATGGAAACGAATGTTGACAACATCTATATTGCAGGTGTCATCGCGGCCGGTAATAATGCCAATGAAATCTTCATTGAAAACGGCAGGCATCATGGAGGACTGATCGCAGAGGATATCGCAAGGAAGGAAAGATAG